From Penicillium psychrofluorescens genome assembly, chromosome: 1, one genomic window encodes:
- a CDS encoding uncharacterized protein (ID:PFLUO_001549-T1.cds;~source:funannotate), giving the protein MVRLFSIAASAVLATSFVSSSPTSGPNYATYINFATDDILDNDDGLPPHPLQGLPYGKPTYPLTVDGNGREQVEAHLNYFEGKYWMHSATWGCGGNIFVYGIVEGINFPESPIYPPGRYGEKGNCGIKSYSSPDLTNWTLETFYQPDITVANVTKPVVRYSNATGNYVMYMGSPSEGNFYYTTSKSPGGPWSNPPRTMTGAHINHDFDVAVGPDGSHYIVSDPFTEMISFNGYYTLPIWDIWVQKLAPNLTATVGTNETSARIRTARSLYAQGLHLEAASFFYHNGYWYMMFGRTCQNCAGPIYYLYAKNPLGPYIDGGFVSLDGCGGQNKGANVLPSAKGPIVVAGNLGYRTSPTDIVVNGSIWHGDNHQAASSTFFFPVEFNRDHTIKDYTCPPTVQIPLASNIHTQPESPISYQLDGRIRNWQTIEAIYDPPKSGSRLEFPVWQRTDNLGQTTNAGPMLDGLLQVTVEFSDGNSTDFSWSPRDISWAPAKIAMDVSGKQISKIILSTNATNGCFGTLVEPKKSDSNYGSRVRGAFKDSPKAELYVYQF; this is encoded by the coding sequence ATGGTTCGTCTCTTCAGTATTGCTGCATCTGCAGTGCTTGCCACTTCGTTTGTttcatcctctccaaccAGCGGTCCGAATTATGCCACTTATATCAACTTTGCAACGGACGACATCCTAGACAATGACGATGGCCTgcctcctcatccactcCAGGGTCTTCCTTACGGTAAGCCCACTTACCCACTCACGGTGGATGGCAACGGCCGAGAGCAAGTCGAAGCCCACTTGAATTATTTTGAGGGTAAATACTGGATGCATTCAGCGACTTGGGGCTGTGGCGGCAACATTTTTGTCTACGGCATTGTTGAAGGCATCAACTTTCCTGAATCACCCATATATCCGCCAGGCCGGTACGGCGAGAAAGGAAACTGTGGAATCAAGTCATACTCCTCCCCGGATCTCACCAATTGGACTCTGGAAACCTTCTACCAGCCCGATATAACGGTTGCCAACGTGACAAAGCCCGTGGTCCGTTACAGTAATGCCACCGGCAACTACGTGATGTATATGGGCTCTCCCAGTGAAGGTAATTTCTATTACACAACTTCAAAAAGCCCTGGAGGTCCGTGGAGTAATCCTCCACGAACGATGACAGGGGCGCATATCAACCACGATTTTGACGTCGCCGTTGGACCTGATGGGAGCCATTACATTGTCTCGGATCCTTTTACCGAGATGATCTCGTTCAATGGCTATTATACTCTACCTATTTGGGATATCTGGGTCCAAAAGCTGGCCCCTAATCTTACTGCAACTGTTGGCACCAACGAGACCTCAGCGAGAATCCGCACTGCTCGATCTCTCTACGCACAGGGACTACATCTCGAGGCTGCCAGTTTCTTCTACCACAACGGGTACTGGTACATGATGTTTGGTAGAACATGCCAAAATTGTGCTGGTCCAATTTATTACCTCTACGCCAAGAACCCATTGGGCCCTTACATCGATGGCGGATTTGTCAGTCTCGACGGCTGTGGTGGCCAAAATAAGGGCGCCAATGTGCTTCCCTCGGCGAAAGGACCGATTGTCGTCGCTGGGAACCTAGGATACCGCACTTCGCCTACAGACATTGTTGTGAACGGCTCAATATGGCATGGAGACAATCACCAAGCGGCCTCCAGcacttttttctttcctgtcGAGTTCAACAGGGACCACACTATCAAGGACTATACATGTCCACCGACAGTCCAAATTCCTCTGGCAAGTAACATCCACACTCAACCAGAGTCTCCTATTTCGTATCAATTGGACGGTCGGATTCGCAACTGGCAAACGATAGAAGCAATTTATGACCCTCCAAAATCAGGATCCCGCCTCGAATTTCCAGTTTGGCAACGTACAGACAACCTGGGGCAAACCACCAATGCTGGACCAATGCTTGATGGCCTGCTTCAAGTGACTGTTGAGTTTTCTGACGGCAACAGCACGGACTTCTCATGGTCTCCAAGAGATATCTCCTGGGCACCGGCCAAAATCGCGATGGATGTCTCCGGCAAGCAGATCTCAAAGATAATCCTGAGCACCAATGCCACAAATGGCTGCTTTGGAACCTTGGTAGAGCCAAAGAAGTCCGACTCAAATTATGGTTCGCGGGTTCGTGGGGCTTTCAAAGACTCACCCAAAGCCGAGCTATATGTGTATCAGTTTTAA
- a CDS encoding uncharacterized protein (ID:PFLUO_001547-T1.cds;~source:funannotate) has protein sequence MSPALTIQGPDLPHWEQPAKTSEKLPWANIKTIDLSTFDQPGGKQKLAADLRDANGIANKIKVHETGFFSVVGTGFTNEEVQRQYDIGQAFFNIPLEERTRPEYRCDFANGNYFGYRAANEKQIKGTEVKDNVESFNFAKFTQAYADQPFHPFFEPYRAEMANFSRRALGIASKIFELCAILLELPEDYFSSGHQYDERGDDHLRYMIYHPRSEEDDAKVDNSWSRAHTDFGSLTLLWNQTVAGLQLKTPTGKWEYVPPVDGGIICNVGDTLDFWSAGYLKSTTHRVVRPPKDQVHIHRLGLFYFVRPGDNVDIKPAPSPLLKRLGLVPENQEEKEPVRGLQYVRERVKNYHNHTNYADMTGHKFRVGNLEIVDEAR, from the exons ATGTCGCCAGCACTCACTATCCAGGGTCCCGACCTGCCCCATTGGGAGCAGCCGGCTAAGACTTCAGAGAAGTTGCCATGGGCAAACATCAAAACCATCGACCTGAGCACCTTTGATCAGCCTGGTGGCAAGCAAAAACTAGCAGCAGATCTCCGTGACGCG AACGGGATAGCTAACAAGATCAAGGTCCACGAGACCGGCTTTTTCAGTGTTGTCGGTACCGGCTTTACCAACGAAGAGGTCCAACGACAGTATGATATCGGCCAGGCCTTTTTCAATATTCCCCTCGAAGAGCGAACTCGTCCTGAGTACCGGTGTGACTTTGCAAATGGCAATTACTTCGGTTATCGCGCT GCGAACGAGAAGCAGATCAAGGGCACCGAGGTCAAGGACAACGTTGAGTCGTTCAATTTTGCCAAATTCACTCAGGCGTACGCCGACCAGCCGTTCCATCCGTTCTTCGAGCCCTACCGtgcggagatggcgaatTTCTCTCGG CGCGCCCTCGGAATTGCTAGTAAGATATTCGAACTTTGCGCaatcctcctcgaacttcCAGAGGACTACTTCTCATCCGGACACCAGTACGACGAGAGAGGCGACGACCACCTCCGATACATGATCTACCACCCGCGTagcgaggaggacgatgcgAAGGTTGACAACAGCTGGTCCCGTGCGCACACGGACTTTGGATCCCTGACGCTACTTTGGAACCAGACCGTCGCCGGTCTGCAGCTGAAGACCCCCACCGGCAAGTGGGAGTATGTCCCACCAGTCGACGGCGGCATTATCTGCAACGTCGGCGATACGCTGGACTTCTGGTCTGCCGGATACCTCAAGTCGACAACCCACCGCGTTGTCCGGCCTCCAAAGGACCAGGTTCACATTCACCGGCTGGGTCTCTTCTACTTCGTGCGGCCTGGTGACAATGTTGATATCAAGCCCGCGCCGTCGCCCTTGCTTAAACGATTGGGGCTGGTTCCTGAgaaccaggaagaaaaagagccGGTCCGTGGTCTTCAATATGTGAGGGAGCGGGTGAAGAATTATCACAACCATACCAACTATGCGGATATGACGGGTCACAAGTTCCGCGTGGGTAACCTTGAGATTGTTGATGAGGCTCGGTAA
- a CDS encoding uncharacterized protein (ID:PFLUO_001544-T1.cds;~source:funannotate), with protein MSKGDVNQAEKSFMGMPGFVVDFLMGGVSAAVSKTAAAPIERIKLLIQNQDEMLKAGRLDRKYAGIADCFRRTAAAEGVVSLWRGNTANVIRYFPTQALNFAFRDTYKSMFAYKKERDGYTKWMMGNLASGGAAGATSLLFVYSLDYARTRLANDAKSAKGTGERQFNGLVDVYRKTLASDGIAGLYRGFGPSVLGIVVYRGLYFGMYDSIKPVLLVGPLEGSFLASFLLGWTVTTGAGVASYPLDTVRRRMMMTSGEAVKYSSSMDAARQIVAKEGVKSLFKGAGANILRGVAGAGVLSIYDQAQLLLFGKKFK; from the exons ATGTCAAAGGGTGACGTTAACCAGGCGGAGAAGTCCTTCATGGGCATGCCC GGCTTCGTTGTTGACTTCCTGA TGGGTGGTGTCTCCGCCGCTGTCTCCAAGACCGCTGCTGCCCCCATCGAGCGTATTAAGCTCCTCATCCAGAACCAG GATGAGATGCTTAAGGCCGGTCGTCTCGACCGCAAGTACGCCGGTATTGCCGACTGCTTCCGTCGTACTGCTGCCGCTGAGGGTGTTGTTTCGCTGTGGCGTGGTAACACTGCCAACGTCATCCGTTACTTCCCTACCCAGGCCCTGAACTTCGCCTTCCGTGACACCTACAAGTCGATGTTCGCCTACAAGAAGGAGCGTGACGGCTACACCAAGTGGATGATGGGTAACCTGGCCTCCGGTGGTGCTGCCGGTGCCACTTCCCTGCTCTTCGTCTACTCCCTGGACTACGCCCGTACCCGTCTGGCCAACGACGCCAAGTCCGCCAAGGGTACCGGTGAGCGCCAGTTCAACGGTCTGGTCGATGTCTACCGCAAGACCCTGGCCAGCGACGGTATTGCCGGTCTCTACCGTGGCTTCGGTCCCTCCGTCCTCGGAATTGTCGTGTACCGTGGTCTGTACTTCGGTATGTACGACTCGATCAAGCCCGTCCTCCTGGTTGGCCCTCTTGAGGGTTCCTTCCTGGCCTCGTTCCTGCTCGGCTGGACCGTCACCACCGGTGCCGGTGTTGCCTCGTACCCTCTGGATACCGTCCGCCGTcgcatgatgatgacctcGGGTGAGGCCGTCAAGTACTCCAGCTCCATGGATGCCGCCCGCCAGATCGTCGCCAAGGAGGGTGTCAAGTCGCTCTTCAAGGGTGCCGGTGCCAACATCCTGCGTGGTGttgccggtgccggtgtcCTGTCCATCTACGACCAggcccagctcctgctcttcGGCAAGAAGTTCAAATAG
- a CDS encoding uncharacterized protein (ID:PFLUO_001545-T1.cds;~source:funannotate), whose amino-acid sequence MSGIPTYTSAPVNANPAAKEEDTHTTTSHPEPATAIQSALTASPQPPNTSATATAPSYSPIYTTTQLDGPPAPQPGAAPTLPTPTATTASGGQQPPLANVAATATTPLAPTSASAQSPPAPQPGARPEPPSASAAAPSAVPPPPKAGEPIPSSLSSPAPATATATAPPQKPFTQSYSYQAPSVQQQQATPNSTSTPFASVYQSPGSAGRPQGLPTHYGGGGGGGAGSIFADEDEPSMFNTAKGWMNTAGNKLAEVEAEVWKRINSAHGEK is encoded by the coding sequence ATGTCGGGCATACCAACCTACACCTCTGCGCCCGTGAACGCCAACCCCGCggccaaggaagaagacacGCACACCACAACCTCACACCCCGAACCCGCCACCGCAATTCAGTCCGCGCTCACGGCTTCCCCCCAACCACCCAATACCTCTGCAACAGCTACAGCACCGTCCTACTCGCCGATCTACACTACCACGCAGCTAGACGGTCCTCCTGCACCTCAGCCCGGCGCAGCCCCTACCTTGCCTACTCCAACGGCGACAACAGCTTCCGGAGGACAGCAACCACCGCTGGCAAATGTAGCTGCTACAGCGACGACGCCGCTTGCGCCGACGAGTGCATCTGCTCAGTCCccgccggcgccgcagcCCGGCGCCCGTCCCGAGCCTCCTTCTGCGAGTGCAGCAGCCCCATCTGCTGTTCCTCCACCGCCAAAAGCAGGCGAACCAATCCCGTCCTCCCTGtcttctcctgctccagctACAGCGACCGCTACAGCACCTCCACAGAAACCTTTCACCCAATCCTACTCCTACCAGGCTCCGTCcgtgcagcagcaacaagcAACCCCAAACTCGACATCCACCCCCTTCGCCTCGGTATACCAATCCCCCGGCTCGGCGGGTAGACCGCAGGGCCTACCGACGCATTATGGTggcgggggtggaggaggagcgggaaGTATCTTcgcagacgaggatgagcCCAGCATGTTCAACACGGCTAAGGGGTGGATGAACACTGCCGGGAATAAGCTAGCGGAGGTGGAGGCAGAGGTTTGGAAGCGGATTAATAGTGCGCATGGTGAGAAATAG
- a CDS encoding uncharacterized protein (ID:PFLUO_001548-T1.cds;~source:funannotate), whose protein sequence is MDPIDIDEKVSSPPVKDVSESPSDGRSLEEAVDAASAGRKKADRHILIWYSFVYLIMRVHVSNISNSAIMNLEQGTGIEKQLGNLNSEQWAWVLSIFYYPYMFAEPLATLALKRFGPNVWMSRIMVSWGIVSMCQAATQNYAGILTTRFFLGLCEAGFYPGVLYHLSFWYPTDRLPLRIGIFYASGMFSGTISGLLAYAISYMNGIRGLAGWRWLFILEGMPAILCGIYTYFFLPNYIDTAKFLKPEEKEALRADLAETAPDMKAKTWNFDQLKKAFKDPTFIPFTLIWIGHGIGGFGITFVLPTVIYELGMTDTAISQIMTMPPYTFNFIFLVTIAYFVHKGRLNSWVAALGIEALQILCYILLITVNDSVARYIFVMIATAASQSLFPIVWPERIRAAHGTTAAGMAIGMTNGAAQLMGIVVSTTVLNVS, encoded by the exons ATGGACCCCATAGATATTGACGAAAAGGTGTCTTCTCCTCCGGTGAAAGATGTATCGGAGTCCCCGAGCGACGGCCGCAGTCTGGAAGAAGCGGTAGATGCTGCCAGCGCTGGGCGCAAAAAGGCTGACAGACATATCCTGATCTGGTATTCTTTTGTCTATCTCATCATGAGAGTTCATGTCAGCAATATCAGCAACTCAGCCATCATGAACTTGGAGCAGGGAACAGGTATTGAGAAGCAGCTGGGCAATCTGAACAGCGAGCAGTGGGCCTGGGTGCTCAGCATCTTCTACTACCCGTACATGTTCGCCGAGCCACTGGCAACGCTGGCACTCAAGCGTTTCGGTCCGAATGTGTGGATGAGTCGCATCATGGTCTCTTGG GGAATTGTCTCAATGTGCCAGGCCGCCACTCAGAACTATGCCGGTATCCTCACAACCCGCTTCTTCTTAGGGCTATGTGAAGCTGGGTTCTACCCAGGTGTCTTATATCATCTCAGCTTTTGGTACCCAACCGACAGGCTTCCCCTAAGGATT GGCATCTTCTACGCAAGCGGCATGTTCTCTGGAACTATCAGTGGACTATTGG CATACGCTATTTCCTACATGAATGGAATCCGTGGTCTTGCCGGTTGGCGATGG CTATTTATCCTCGAAGGCATGCCAGCCATTCTATGCGGCATTTATACATACTTCTTTCTCCCGAATT ACATTGATACGGCCAAATTTCTCAAgcccgaagaaaaagaggcCCTTCGTGCAGACTTGGCTGAGACTGCGCCAGACATGAAAGCTAAAACATGGAATTTCGACCAACTCAAAAAGGCCTTCAAGGACCCCACATTTATTCCATTTACTCTTATATGGATTGGTCACGGTATCGGCGGCTTTGGTATAACTTTTGTCTTGCCGACTGTCATCTACGAGTTGGGTATGACCGATACGGCCATCTCCCAGATTATGACAATG CCACCCTATACTTTTAACTTCATATTCCTCGTCACGATTGCATACTTTGTCCACAAAGGCCGTCTCAATTCCTGGGTTGCTGCTCTTGGCATTGAGGCGTTGCAAATATTATGCTATATCCTACTGATTACCGTGAACGATTCTGTGGCAAGGTATATCTTCGTTATGATTGCCACCGCGGCGTCTCAGAGTCTGTTTCCAATTGTCTGGCCAG AGCGTATTCGGGCTGCTCATGGTACAACGGCAGCAGGTATGGCCATTGGAATGACCAATGGTGCGGCCCAATTGATGGGCATTGTGGTAAGTACCACCGTCTTGAACGTGTCATAA
- a CDS encoding uncharacterized protein (ID:PFLUO_001550-T1.cds;~source:funannotate), producing the protein MSSTCYTLSRVPAVQSVWHEHAPRIGFSTPFVLHALLAISALHLGRCEPHRRAACFTRAQWHHDIAIRSVVPAVPALASENSVALFLFSSLTCIFSCACNHDEESFLTLFEGGRLCDWVRLFRGTKTIIDSSSEDFRTGKLAPIFLNGSYSAAVRRGSQAMDLGQMYVWELKKMISKECSHNDQILRTYQETLDNVGRTLGVVLKLGEGRGLETADVFAWLLEVSDDYLDLLRTWDPVALIIFSYFCVALRQIEWMWWMEGLSGRLMKQITSVLDKKYCSWLRWPQEQIGWETLGSR; encoded by the coding sequence ATGTCCTCAACCTGCTACACACTATCTCGAGTCCCCGCCGTGCAGTCTGTTTGGCACGAACACGCTCCTCGAATTGGATTCTCCACGCCTTTTGTGTTACATGCGCTGCTAGCCATTTCCGCGCTTCATCTTGGGCGCTGCGAGCCCCATCGGCGTGCTGCCTGCTTCACTCGGGCACAATGGCACCATGATATCGCTATTCGCAGTGTGGTGCCGGCTGTTCCCGCTCTTGCATCCGAGAACAGTGTCGCACTTTTCCTATTTTCGTCCCTCACATGTATCTTCTCCTGTGCGTGCAACCACGACGAGGAAAGCTTTTTGACTTTGTTTGAAGGGGGTCGCCTATGCGATTGGGTTCGCCTATTTCGCGGAACGAAAACTATTATTGATTCCAGCAGCGAGGACTTCCGCACAGGAAAGCTCGCACCCATCTTTCTAAATGGCTCCTATTCGGCAGCTGTGCGCCGTGGGTCACAAGCCATGGACCTAGGCCAGATGTATGTTTGGGAATTAAAGAAAATGATCAGCAAAGAATGCTCTCACAACGACCAAATACTGCGGACTTATCAAGAGACCCTAGACAACGTGGGCCGGACGCTGGGAGTGGTTCTGAAACTGGGTGAGGGACGAGGCCTTGAAACAGCAGACGTTTTTGCATGGCTGCTTGAAGTATCGGATGATTATCTGGACCTGTTGCGGACATGGGATCCGGTCGCCCTTATCATATTTTCCTATTTCTGCGTGGCCCTCCGCCAGATTGaatggatgtggtggatggaaGGACTCAGTGGGCGACTTATGAAGCAGATAACCTCTGTTCTTGATAAGAAATATTGCAGCTGGCTGAGGTGGCCGCAAGAGCAAATTGGCTGGGAGACTCTTGGATCTCGTTGA
- a CDS encoding uncharacterized protein (ID:PFLUO_001546-T1.cds;~source:funannotate), with protein MAPQTSTSTIAMALAGKTGSVDIPQTRSGLASGRALSRRLSKPAMLPTPPNSISPTLPPQAFKHRATFSPGSPLSTVPQLDSDIDLQDAVEHANSQDQPQQAARELDSAGAITPAMLAKYHLPEILLHQGPMAIRHVMGYLTTSVPGFSCIPAAKARRLVVSALEGRGQGGQAGGVDGDVIFEKAGWGCWDAHHRGEPARDQATSPPSSIPGSFQQRGLQIQDRSTAWLNKGRAPYGTSIGADSTAFSYFEDYGAHGDLDMLEHEADKMSLDGDEREYCSSSEAPDEMQDDDWGEGDVTDEEDWAQIGADALRARSMNGGGGFLPSHVTARAKPQPPSLFANDLPSKSAPTNIDTQERAAVEALLRLGSM; from the coding sequence atggctcctCAAACGTCTACTTCCACCATCGCGATGGCTCTTGCCGGCAAGACTGGCTCTGTCGACATCCCTCAGACTCGGTCGGGCCTCGCGTCGGGTCGTGCCCTGTCGCGTCGTCTTAGCAAGCCGGCCATGCTGCCTACGCCACCCAACTCCATCTCCCCTACCCTCCCTCCGCAGGCCTTCAAGCACCGCGCGACCTTTTCGCCGGGATCGCCGCTGTCGACAGTGCCCCAGCTCGACTCGGATATCGACCTCCAGGACGCGGTGGAGCATGCGAACAGCCAGGACCAGCCCCAGCAGGCTGCGCGCGAGCTCGACAGCGCCGGCGCAATCACGCCCGCCATGCTAGCCAAATACCACCTGCCAGAGATCCTGCTGCACCAGGGCCCGATGGCTATTCGTCATGTCATGGGCTACCTGACCACCTCGGTGCCAGGCTTCTCGTGCATCCCCGCGGCTAAGGCGCGCCGACTGGTTGTTTCCGCGCTGGAAGGCCGTGGCCAGGGAGGCCAAGCCGGCGGAGTGGATGGCGATGTCATCTTCGAGAAGGCCGGTTGGGGCTGCTGGGATGCGCACCACCGAGGAGAGCCCGCGCGCGACCAGGCAACCTCGCCTCCGTCCAGTATTCCGGGCTCATTCCAGCAGCGCGGCCTGCAAATCCAGGATCGCTCTACGGCGTGGCTCAACAAAGGCCGGGCTCCCTACGGCACGAGCATAGGCGCTGACTCCACGGCGTTTTCGTACTTTGAGGACTATGGCGCGCACGGGGATCTCGATATGCTCGAGCATGAGGCCGACAAGATGTCACTCGATGGCGACGAGCGCGAGTattgctcttcttcggaAGCCCCGGACGAGATGCAAGATGACGACTGGGGCGAAGGCGACGTcaccgacgaagaggacTGGGCGCAGATTGGCGCGGATGCCCTGCGCGCTCGCTCGATGAACGGTGGTGGCGGTTTCTTGCCCAGCCACGTCACTGCGCGAGCTAAGCCGCAGCCTCCTAGCCTCTTCGCCAACGACCTACCATCCAAGTCCGCTCCTACGAACATCGATACTCAGGAGCGCGCTGCAGTGGAGGCGCTTCTGCGACTGGGCTCCATGTAG